Genomic window (Deltaproteobacteria bacterium):
AGGCCGGCCATGATCTTCACGCGCGAGATGATGATCGGCTGAAAGCGCTTCGGCGGCGAGAGGATGTCGTAGAGCACGCCGTCGATGCGGAAGCGCACCGCGAGATCGCGCTCGAACGGCTCGATGTGAATGTCGCTGGCGCGATCCTTCACCGCCTGAAACAAGAGCGAGTTGACCAATCGAATGATGGGCGCTTCGTCGTCGGCTTCGAGGAGATCTTTGGTTTCGAACTCGCTGGCGGCGAGATCGAGCCGCTCCTCGTCGAGGCCTTCGAGCAGATCGGACGCCGTCCCTGATGCCTGATCGTAGGCCCGGTTGATCGCGGCTTCGACGATCGGCGCCGGCGCCACCAACACTCGGATCGGGCGGCGCAGCAACAACCGCAGATCATCGATGGGGCCGAAGTTGGACGGGTCCGCGGTGGCGACGGTCACCACGTCGCCGTCGGCGCCGATGGGCAGCAGCTGGTAGCGCTTGGCAAAGTTGATCGGCAACGCGCCGATCAGCCCGAGCGGATGCGCGTCCTCGGGCAGCCGCTCAACGAAGGGCAGGCCGTAGTGTTCGGCGAGGGCGTGCGCCCACGTCCGGCTATCGATCGCGCCCATCTCCTGCAGCACGTCGCCGAGATCGCGGCCGTCGCGCAGACGCTCGCGCGCCTTGTCGAGTGTGGCCTCCGAGACCCCGCCGTGCTCGACGAGAAACGCTTCGAGCGATCGTGCTGCCACTGCCATGCGCTCTAGTTCACCTTCGTCCACGCGTGGACGTTGCGCGCCGACGCATCGGTCGCGATGTCACGCCAGTGTAGCAGTTCGCGCGGCTCACCGCCCACCGGCAATCCCTCAGGATACACCGCCATCGCCTGCTCTCGGGTGCTGAAGGTATCGAGGCAATGGTACAGGGCGCTGTAGGTGTCGCTCTCGAACCGGACATCTCTACCGTGCACGAACAGTGAACGCAGTTCCGATTCGGCCGGCACGGCGACGGCGAGCAGGCCGTTGGGAGCCGCCAGAATCGGAGGTGGTTGACCCTGCTCCGAGAAGCTCGCCAACAAAACGTAGCGCACCGGCGCGGGCGGCGGCAGGCTGCTCGCCTCGCTGGCACCGGCATCGGGTGGAGGAGGCGGAGCCGACTGCTTCTTCTCGCCCCCTTCGGCTGGCGCCGGCAGCGTGTCCCACCCAGGCGTGTCGAGCATATCGGAGCGCTTGTTCGGAATGTGCTGCTCCTCCATGAACGCCTTGATCCGATCGCGCTGCTGCAACGATTCTTTGCGCTGATCGGCTTCATTGCGCACGATGTGCGGAGTCAGGAAGATGATCAAGTTGACCTTCTCACGCATTGACGACGTGTTGCGCAGCAGGTTGCCGAGCACCGGGATGTTGCTGACGAACGGAATGCCGCTGCGTCGCTGCGTGATGTCGTCCGAGATCAGACCGCCGATAACGATGGTCTGATTGTCACGCGAGACCACCGTGGTACTGGCGGACCGGATAGTGGTGGTGGGGCCGACGGTGAGCGTCTCCGCCTGCGAGGTTGGAATGATTGCCGAGACTTCTTCGAAGATGTCGAGGCGAACTGTGCCGCCTTCGGAGATCTGCGGCGTGAAGCGCAGCGTAATACCGACGTCACGCCGCTCTACCGTCGCGAACTGGTTGCTGAGGTTAGTCTCGCTGGTTGAACGGCTCGCGACGAACGGCACGTTCTGGCCGACGACGATTTCGGCCTCTTGGTTGTCGGTGGTCAAGAGATTGGGTGCGGAGAGCACGTTGACGTCGTCGTCGCTCTGCAGTGCCGTAAACAGTGCTTGCTGCGCTGGCACGACCGTGCCGTTGGGAAGCCGCACGGTCTGATTGCTCACTGCGGCCAGCAGCAGCCCCTGGATACTGCCCGGATTGGCCGCGAACTGATTGAGATTGTCGCTGAGATTGGTCCGACCGATGCCGATGCCTGAACTTCCTAACGCGGTGCCACCCTGGAAATCAAAACCAAGGCTGCGCGCTTTTTCGAGTCGCACTTCGAGAATGATTGCCTCGATGTAAACCTGGCGGCGGCGCACGTCGAGTTTTTCGATGACCTCTTTGATCGTCTCGTAATCTTGCGGCGAGGCGTTGATGATGACCGAGTTGGTTTGCGGATCAGCGGTCATGCGGATGGCTTCAACTTGCTGTCCGCCAATCGCTGCCCCAAACGGTTGCCCTGACACGAGGGGTGTTCCGCCTAAAGCACCGGCTTGTCCCGCGGGAAAGAGACTGTTGCCGCCACCTAGACCGCCCAAGCGGGCGCCGCCCAAGCCACCGCCGCCCAGCCCGCCACCACCGAATCCCCCACCCAAGCCACCGCCGCCCAAGCCGCCGCCACCGAATCCACCTCCACCGCCGCCAAGACCACCGCCACGGCCGCCGCGGCTGCCGACGCCGCCCAGGCCGCCGCGCCCACCCCTTCCACTACTGAGGCCAGCCGCCGCCAAGCCGCCGCCGCCGTTCACCATCGTGGACAGCACTTGCAGCAACTCAACGGCGTTGGCGTACTTGAGGTAGTAGACATGAATCCGGCTGTTGCCGAGTGGCAGCGGCACGTCGAGGCGCGCCACGATATCTTTGATGCGGCGCATTTCGAGCACGCCGGCCAGAACGATCAGCGAATTGGTGCGTTCGTCGGGAATGATCTTGAACGCGCGCCCGGGCGCGCCGCCGGACACCGATGCTTGTCCCCCGCCACCAGCCCGCGCGGCGCGGCCCGCGGCCGGTGCCGGCACGGGTGCCGGGGCTGCGGGATTTTGGCCGGCCTGCTGCCCCTCGTCCAACACTTGGGCGAGCGTCTGGGCGATGTCGGTGGCGAACGCATAGTTGAGCCGCAGCACTTCGATGCCGCGTTCCTGCCCTTCCACATCGAGTTCGGCGAGAATTTTGATCAGGCGAGCTGTCTGCGCCGCGGTGTCGATCAGAATCAGCGTGTTCGTCGGCGAGTACGCGGTCAGCAATCCGTCGGGCGAGACCAGCGGTTGCAGGATCGCCACCATGTTGTTGGCATCTACGTGCGTGAGCGGAACCAGCCGCGTGATGAACTCATCACTCGGCGACACGCCGCCTTTTGGGACGATGGTCCGCAGCGTCGAGCTCTTCGCGTCCTTGGTCGGCACGATTTTGATCACCGACCCGCTCGGCACGGTGGTGAAGCCCTTCACTTGCAGCACAGATTGAAAAACGAGATAGGCTTCGTCGACGGAGATTTTGGCGGGCGAGATGATAGTGATCTTGCCCTTCACCTTTTCGTCGACGATGAAATTCTTGTGAGTGATCTCGCTGATGAACTTCACCAGGACGCCGAGGTCGACGTCCTGGAAATCCATCTGGATGTTGCGGCCGTCATCGGCGGCCTGGTCGTCGTCCGCTTCGGCTGGTTCGGCTTCGGCGGGTGCGGCCGGCGCAGGTGGCGGGACGGCAGGTTTGGCTGGCTGGGCCGCGGCCAGCGGGGCCAGGCTGCACCACAAGCCCATCACGATGGCCAGCAGGGTGACGGGGCGACGCAATCGCGGCATAGCTCCTCGCATCTTCGGTCTAGGGAATCCGGTAGCCCAGAGTGATCGATTGCTTGTTGCGCAGCGCCTGCACCGTGAGTTCGTGCACATCGCGCAATTCGGTCAGCATCGCCATCGCGCGGCTGGGATCCGACAGCTCCTGGCCGTTGATGCTCTGGATGATGTCGCCGTTTTTCAGACCGATCTTGTCGAACAGACTATCCTGACGGATCGCGAACAGGCGGAACCCGGTGGCCTTGCCACCTTCGAAGTGCGGCACCGCCCTGACTTGCGTGAACAGCTGGCTCATGTTCTCCAGCGCGCCGTCGACTTCACTGCGATCGATGACGTACTGATTCTCGCCCACCAGTTGGATATGTTCGTCACCCGGCTTGGTAACGGCGGCGGGCGCCGCGCCCGTCGCTGCGGTCATTCCCGGCGGTCGCTTGGCATCCGCCTGCAACTCGAGGATCTCATCCTTGCCGTCGCGGTTGAGCACGACCTTGTCCCACTCGACGCTGACCACTTTGGCAAGACCCTGCACCGTGTCGCCGATCTTGTAGAGTTGCTGCTGGTGCGTTCCGAGGTCCTCGATCACGCACGACGAGCTACCGTGTTTGTGAATGGCGACACCCCACAGCCGGACTTTCAACTCCGTCTTGGGCGGCGGACCCGCGGGCTTCTCGGGCTCGGGCTTGGTTGAGTTGAAAATGTCGCGCGTGGTGATGAGTGCGTAGTGCGCGCTGGCTTTGCGCCCCTCCTTCGCCATGGGCGGGGGCGGCTCGGTGAGGTGCACGGTCGGCGGCGGCACCAGTTTGGCGGCGATGGCGGTCCCGACCACGGACGAACTCACATAGGCGATGGCGGCCAGCAGCACTAGATTGGCCACAACAAGGTATCGAGGTGAGATCGTCATCGCTTAGAATGCCGCGTCTGTATAGGCCGAACCGTGCGTCTAATTCAAGCAAGTGCCGCTGCGGCGCAACGCGGCCTTGACACTGGAAAATCGCCCGGCTACGGTCTCTGAGACGAACGAAGTTCTCGGATTGTTCACCGGAGTGCAAGCGAGGCAGTCACAAATGGAACACGAAGCCCACCACAGCCACACTTCTGATGAGTTCGCGACCGCGCCGGGAGCGGAGGCGGTGGTCACGCTCACCGAGAAAGCTGTCGAGATGGCGAAAGAGGCGCGCGCGCGCGAAGGGCTGGGCGACGACTCCGGCCTGCGGGTCGGCGTCATTGGAGGCGGCTGTTCTGGATTTCAGTACTCGCTCGGCTTCGAGCCGGCGCCGAAGGCCGACGATCAAGTGATCGAGCAAGGCGGAATTCGACTGTTCGTCGACTCGATGAGCGTGCAATACCTCAAGGGCATCACCATCGACTACGTCAGCGGACTGCACGGCGCGGGTTTCAAGTTTCTCAACCCCAACGCCACTCGCACCTGTGGGTGCGGCTCGTCGTTCTCAGCGTAAGCTCACCCTTACGATTCAACGGTTGCCGGTACCTTCGCCGGGTAGTGGAAGGTCAACGCGTCGTCGCGCTCGTCGATCTCAACCGTCCCACCGTTTTGTAGCCGGCCGAAGAGGATCTCATCGGCGAGCGGTCGCTTGATCTCGGTCTGAATCAGTCGCGCCATCGGGCGCGCGCCGAACACCGCATCGTAGCCGCGCTTGGCGAGCCACGCCCGCGCCCGGTCGCTGACTTGCACCATGACGTTCTTCTCGTTGAGCTGCAGATCGAGTTCGATGAGGAACTTGTCGACCACCCGTTTGATCGCGTCGTCGTTGAGCGACTCGAAGGCGATCGTGGCATCGAGACGGTTGCGGAACTCGGGGCTGAACATTCGCTCGATTACTTGCTTGCCCTTGCCCGCGTTGCTCCGCGCACCAAACCCAACCGGTGTCGCGCTCATCTCCTGCGCGCCGGCGTTGGTGGTCATGATCAGGATGACGTTGCGGAAATCCGCCTTACGTCCGTTGTTGTCGGTGAGCGTGGCGTGGTCCATCACCTGCAGCAGAATGTTGAACAGATCGGGATGCGCCTTCTCGATCTCGTCGAGCAGGAGCACCGCGTACGGCGTGCGATTGATCGCATCGGTGAGCAGCCCACCCTGATCGAAGCCGACGTAGCCCGGCGGCGCGCCGATAAGGCGTGAGACGGTGTGCTTCTCCATGTACTCGCTCATGTCGAAGCGGATGAACTCGACAGCCAAGATGCGTGCGAGCTGGCGCGCCACTTCGGTCTTGCCCACACCGGTCGGACCCGAGAACAGGAAGCTGCCCACCGGCTTCTCGGGGTGGCCTAGGCCGGATCGTGAAAGTTTGATCGCGCTGGCGAGCGCGGTGATCGCCGCGTCTTGCCCGAAGATCACCATGCCGAGATCGCTATCGAGATTCTTGAGCTGCTCGCGCACGTCGATGGAGACGTTCTTGGGCGGGATCTTCGCCATCCGCGCCACGGCATCTTCGATGTCGGTGCGTTCGATCATCTCACGACGTTCTTCGGCTGGCAGAATCTTCATCGCCGCGCCGACCTCGTCGATCACGTCGATGGCCTTGTCCGGTAGAAATCGATCGTTGATGTAGCGCTTGGCCAGCTCGGCGGCGGTGCGAATCGCCTCCGGGGTGTAGCGCACGCCGTGATGTTGCTCGTAGTGCGGCTGCAGGCCTTCGAGGATTTTAGTGGTCTCGTCGACGCTCGGCTCGAAGACGTCGATGCGCTGAAAGCGGCGGGCCAGCGCGCGATCGCGCTCGAAGTAACTCTTGTACTCGTGAAACGTGGTCGCCCCGATACAACGCAGATCGCCCGAGCTGAGCGCGGGCTTGAGCATGTTCGAGGCGTCCATCGAACCGCCGCTGGTGGCGCCGGCGCCGACAATGGTGTGGATCTCATCGATGAACAGGATCGCGTGCGGCTCGCGCTTGAGCGCCGCCAGCACCCCCTTGAGGCGCTCCTCGAATTGACCGCGGAACTTGGTGCCGGCCAGCAGGGCGCCCATGTCGAGCGAGTAGATCACCGCCTGCTTGAGCGCGCTCGGGACCTCGCCCTTGGAGATGCGCAACGCCAGCCCTTCGACCATCGCCGTCTTGCCGACGCCGGCGTCGCCAACGTAGATGGGGTTGTTCTTGCGCCGCCGACAGAGCACGTGAATGGTCCGCTGCAACTCCGCCGCGCGACCGATCAAGGGATCGATCTTCCCCTCACGCGCCCGCTGCACGAGATTGAGCGTGAACAGTTCGAGCGGATTGCGCGCCCGGCGTGATCCCGACTCGTCGTCATCGTCGTCGCGGTCCGGAGTCGGATCAGGTTCCTGCGCCAGTTTCGAAATGCCGTGCGAGACGTAGTTGAGCACGTCGAGGCGAGTGATGCCCTGCTTCTCGAGGCAGAAGACCGCGTGCGACTCCGGCTCGCGCAGCATCGCCACCAAGATGTTGCGGCCGTCGATCTCGCGCTTGCCGGCGGCTTGCACATGCATCGCGGCGCGCTGCACCACGCGCTGAAAGCTGAGGGTCTGCTTCGGATCGGTTTCCGCGCCCTCGGGCAACGCCCGCACATGGGTGGCCCAGAAAGCCTCGATGTCGCGTTTGATCGCATCGAGATCGCCGCCGCAGTGGCGAATCACCTCGGCGGTATCGTGGTCGTGCAGCAGCGCGAACAACACGTGCTCAAGGCTGAGGTACTCGTGCCGGCGTCGTTTGGCTTCCATCAACGCCAGGGTCAAGCTGGCTTGCAGTTCGCGACTGATCATCGGCCTGCCCTTCCTCTCCGCATTCGTCTAAGCCTCTTCTCAACGGCCGCCTACGGCTAAGCCTCTTCCATCGTACACTGCAGCGGATACTCGTGCGCTTTGGCGAGCCCGAGCACCTCGGCGACTTTGGTCTCGGCCACTTCGAATGTGTAGATGCCACAGACACCGATGCCACGGCGGTGGACGTGCAGCATAATCTGCGTCGCCTCCGTCAGCGCCTTGTGAAACACGGCCTCCAGCACCTGCACCACGAATTCCATTGTGGTGTAGTCGTCGTTGTGCAGCAGCACCTTGTAGAGCTTGGGCTCCTCGACCTTCTTCTCGGTCTCGGTGATGACTGCGTAATCGGACTCGGGTGCGCCCTGCTTGCTCATGCCGCTCCAAATGTAGTGCGGCGGTCCGTCCGGAGCAAGTCAGGGCCGGCGATCAGGTTCCGGTTCGACCGCCACAAGGACGTGGCAAGCAGCTATCGTCCGCTACTCTGGGCTGGCTACGCGCCAGCAACCCAGTTGCCGTGAAAGCCGTACGGCACGCGGCGCGGGATCTGCACACGCGCGATCGGCTCGGCACCGACATTCTGCGCGTCGAGGATGACAAACTCGCTGCGCTTGTGCGCCGCGTCGTAGACAAAGGTCAGCAAGTACCCTCCGTCCTCCGCCCCGGACGCGCGCTTGGGCACAAACACCGCTTCGCCGCAGCCGTTGCCGGGACCGAAGTCGTGCGTGTCTTGGCGCCCGCTCTGCCGATCGTACTTATACACAGCGGTGAACTCCGGCGTCGCACTCATGTGCGCCCCGGCACCGGCCATGTATCCGAAACGATGCGGCAAGCCGACGCGCGCATCGGCCACCCGCGGGAAGTCGGCGACGCGATCGTCGAGCGGTTCGGACTTCACACCGCCGCCTTTCAGATCAATCGTCCAGCGATGCAGACGCGGATTCACTTCGGGACCTTGCGCCTGCTGCTGCGCGGCCGGATCCATGAACACCAGCTTGCCGAACCGAGCGACTTCGAGCACGAGTGTGTCGCCGTCGCCGAACGCGTTCATCGGATGGAACACATAGCTGGCGTCGGTGCTGTACCACTTCACGTCGGCGTTGCCGCCGTTGCGCGGCATGACGCCGATGCGTGTCCCGCGGTCGGGCTCCCAACTGAACGGCGACCCGGTCGCGGCGATGTTCTCGATGCTGAACACCAGGGGGCAGAGAATGAAGATGACGTGATCCCGCGTAGTGACGAAGTCGTGAATCATCGACGGCCAAGCGATGTCGATCTCCTCGCTGCGCACCAACCGTCCGTCTTTGTCGGCGACGTGGTACGTCAGGTACGGCGGAAACGGCGCGTAGCCGAAGAAGAGCATCTCGCCGGTCTCCGGGTCCATCTTCGGGTGCGCGGTCATCGCGGTCTTGAGCTTGCCGTCGAAATCAAATTCACCGAGCGTGGCGAGCGAGCCGAGCTGCAATTGCGTCGGCAGTGCCCCCTCCATCAACGCCAGCAGCCTGCGAGCGTGCACGACGATGTTGGTGTTGCCGGTGTTCTTGAACTTCGGCGCCTCGGTCATCTCTTTGCCGATGTCGAGAATGCCGCCGTACAGTGCGCGGCCGGCCGCCTGCTCTTCGCCGAGACCTTGGCTCTGCACGTAGCGGTTGCGATAGCTCGCCTGACCGTCACGTAGCGCGACGGCGTGGATCATGCCGTCGCCGTCGAACCAATGGTAGCGCCCCTTGGGCTCAAAGGCTGGATTCGATCCGTTTCGGTAGTAGGTGCCGTTCAACTCGCGCGGAATTTCGCCGATCACGCGCAGCTGATCAAAATCGTCCTCGCTACGTATCGGGCCGAAGTTGCCCTGGAGAAATGGATTCGTTTCACTCTCACGCCCCATGATGGACCTCCTTTTGGTCTCGCTTTCCTCGTCCGCCCCCTCTCCCTCTGGGAGAGGGCTGGGGTGAGGGCACCGTCGTCCCGCGACCCCTCTTGCCATTCACAGTAGTCAGCCGCTCGATGAGCGCGTCGCGCACGAGGGCGACGGCCGCATCACCCGGGTGCCCAAAGCCGGCGGCGAGCAGCGACGTGACGCCGTGCACCGCGCTCCAATACGCAAACGCCGCCTCGTCCACCGGCGCCCGCAAGCGATCCGCCGCATCGACCGCCGCTATCGCCGAGCGCAGCTTGTTGTACGACGCCATGCCGGCCGCCGTCGGCCGCGCATGCGCCGGCTGGAACATCAATCGGTAGTGACTCGGATGGGCGACGCCGTACTCGACGTAGCGATCGAACCCGACTCGCAACACTTCGACCGGGTCCGCCGGCACCCGTCGCCGCGCCATCGTCCGATCGAACTCGACGAAGCAGTCGCTGATGACCCGATCGATCAGCGCCTGCTTGTCTCCGAAGTGATGATAGACGGTCGGCGGCGTCACCGCCGCGCGCAGGCAAATTTCACGGATCGACACCGCGTCCTCGCCGCCCTGCGCGAGCAGCTGTTCGACGACTTTGAGAATCCGTCGGCGAGTGATCTCCGCCGCTCGATCCCGTCGCACGCTACGCACTGCAACTGCTGCAATCATTTCGAGCGGACTACTATAGCGTCGCTATAGTAGAGTCAAGATGGGGGTGCGCCGCCATTCGATGCGAAAGTCTCGATCTTCGGTAGCCGCAGGCTTCAGCCTGCGCCGTATCACCGCACCAGCCTTCGTAGTGACAACGAAGGGACGCACCCTGGAGGGTGCGGCTACGGGGTGAGCAGAGGACTAGCCTCAAAGCGAAAATGAACGCACCACAGAGGCACCGAGAACACAGAGACGTGACACAGAGAATCGGGCCTGGACGTCTTTCACGGACGTCATCCGATGATGCTAGTCGCCGGCGACCTGACAGCTCGGACATCCTTGTCCCCCTGGGCTCTCTGTGCTCTCGGTGGTGAGATCTCTTTCTGGATCGAGGTTAGCTGTCTCTTGGTCAGGCGAGGATGTGCTCCATTCGTTCCTGATCCGTCAAACATGGTATGCGTTGGTCATGGCGCTTGCCCGCGATGCCTCGGTCAACGACGTGCTCCGCGGCCTCGAAGCCGACGGTTACGCGATCATCGAGAGTCTGATCGATCCACAAGATGCGCGACGCATCCGTGCTGAACTCGCGCAGGTGTTGGCAGCGACTCCGCAAGGGCGCAATTCCTTCGAAGGTTTTGGAACGCGCCGCGTGTACGCGTTGTTCGCGAAGACACGAACGTTCGATGCGCCGGCCATCCATCCGCTGGTGCTCGGCGTCCTCGACCGCGTGCTCGGGCACTATCAATTCAGCGCGCCGGTCGCGATCGAGGTTGGGCCGGGCGAGGCCGCGCAAGCGCTGCATCGCGACGACGGCGTCTACCCGCTGCCGCAGCCGCATGCCGATGTGGTGGTCAACACGATGTGGGCACTCGACGACTTCACCGCGGCCAACGGGGCGACGCGTTTGGTCCCGGGCAGTCATCACGGGCACGAGCGACGGCCCGACGAAAGTACGCCAACGATCGCAGCGGAGATGTCGGCTGGGTCGATGATGTTCTACGTCGGCAGCGTGTGGCACGGCGGCGGCGCCAACACCACCGAGCGTCCGCGATTGGGCGTCATCCTCGAATACGTTGCGTCGTGGCTGCGGCCGCAAGAGAATCACATTCTTGCCGTTCCGCGCGAGATCGCACGCACCCTGCCCGAGCGCTTGCAGGAGCTGCTCGGCTACAACATCCATCCGCCGTTCCTCGGCTACGTCGACGGCCGCCACCCGCGGCGGACGCTCGATGCCTGAACCTGTCGTGTTGCCTGCGGCCGGCAGGCTTCTGAGGCAGTGCCCCCTGAGGACACCAAGGCCTATTCATCAAACCTTGCCTGGACTACCGAATTGGTCGGTACACTCAATTCATAAGCGCAGTGTTGCTGCCATCGTAGCCGCGGCGTGTTCGCTGCTCGCGCAAGGATGTGCAGTTCTCTTCTCAACCGACTATTACACGCCCTTGCCACCAGCGATGTCGAAGCAACCCGACTCCACGGCACGCACGTGCTACCAGGCGACGGTTTCAGATGATGGCCCAATCGCGGTGCTCTCCCGCGACGACATTTCGATCCGAGTTTACCCTCGCCGAGGAGAGTTCATCTGGACGGCCGGGCCTCGCTTCCCGTTTCCGCTCCCGGTGATCCCCGCGATATTCTGGAACGGCGAGAGCGATCTCTGGCACGAACCATTTCCGGTGATGCTCGAACTCCAGGCTCACGAAAACGGAACGGTGATCGATCCCCACAAGGTGACGCTCCGGCTACCTCGCGATGCAGTCGGACGGCCTCCTTCCGTCGAGATCGAAAATCACCTCGGCTTGCTTTTTTGTCAGCCGTTCGGCCAGGAGGAATTGGAGATCTCAACAGGCGAATACACGAAGATCCTGCTCTGGTATCATATCTCCGGTGAGTTTGCTCCAAAGACCTTGCAGCTCGAAATCGACGGCCTCCGCCGCGGTGCGGCAGC
Coding sequences:
- the gspD gene encoding type II secretion system secretin GspD gives rise to the protein MPRLRRPVTLLAIVMGLWCSLAPLAAAQPAKPAVPPPAPAAPAEAEPAEADDDQAADDGRNIQMDFQDVDLGVLVKFISEITHKNFIVDEKVKGKITIISPAKISVDEAYLVFQSVLQVKGFTTVPSGSVIKIVPTKDAKSSTLRTIVPKGGVSPSDEFITRLVPLTHVDANNMVAILQPLVSPDGLLTAYSPTNTLILIDTAAQTARLIKILAELDVEGQERGIEVLRLNYAFATDIAQTLAQVLDEGQQAGQNPAAPAPVPAPAAGRAARAGGGGQASVSGGAPGRAFKIIPDERTNSLIVLAGVLEMRRIKDIVARLDVPLPLGNSRIHVYYLKYANAVELLQVLSTMVNGGGGLAAAGLSSGRGGRGGLGGVGSRGGRGGGLGGGGGGFGGGGLGGGGLGGGFGGGGLGGGGLGGARLGGLGGGNSLFPAGQAGALGGTPLVSGQPFGAAIGGQQVEAIRMTADPQTNSVIINASPQDYETIKEVIEKLDVRRRQVYIEAIILEVRLEKARSLGFDFQGGTALGSSGIGIGRTNLSDNLNQFAANPGSIQGLLLAAVSNQTVRLPNGTVVPAQQALFTALQSDDDVNVLSAPNLLTTDNQEAEIVVGQNVPFVASRSTSETNLSNQFATVERRDVGITLRFTPQISEGGTVRLDIFEEVSAIIPTSQAETLTVGPTTTIRSASTTVVSRDNQTIVIGGLISDDITQRRSGIPFVSNIPVLGNLLRNTSSMREKVNLIIFLTPHIVRNEADQRKESLQQRDRIKAFMEEQHIPNKRSDMLDTPGWDTLPAPAEGGEKKQSAPPPPPDAGASEASSLPPPAPVRYVLLASFSEQGQPPPILAAPNGLLAVAVPAESELRSLFVHGRDVRFESDTYSALYHCLDTFSTREQAMAVYPEGLPVGGEPRELLHWRDIATDASARNVHAWTKVN
- a CDS encoding iron-sulfur cluster assembly accessory protein, translated to MEHEAHHSHTSDEFATAPGAEAVVTLTEKAVEMAKEARAREGLGDDSGLRVGVIGGGCSGFQYSLGFEPAPKADDQVIEQGGIRLFVDSMSVQYLKGITIDYVSGLHGAGFKFLNPNATRTCGCGSSFSA
- the clpA gene encoding ATP-dependent Clp protease ATP-binding subunit ClpA codes for the protein MISRELQASLTLALMEAKRRRHEYLSLEHVLFALLHDHDTAEVIRHCGGDLDAIKRDIEAFWATHVRALPEGAETDPKQTLSFQRVVQRAAMHVQAAGKREIDGRNILVAMLREPESHAVFCLEKQGITRLDVLNYVSHGISKLAQEPDPTPDRDDDDDESGSRRARNPLELFTLNLVQRAREGKIDPLIGRAAELQRTIHVLCRRRKNNPIYVGDAGVGKTAMVEGLALRISKGEVPSALKQAVIYSLDMGALLAGTKFRGQFEERLKGVLAALKREPHAILFIDEIHTIVGAGATSGGSMDASNMLKPALSSGDLRCIGATTFHEYKSYFERDRALARRFQRIDVFEPSVDETTKILEGLQPHYEQHHGVRYTPEAIRTAAELAKRYINDRFLPDKAIDVIDEVGAAMKILPAEERREMIERTDIEDAVARMAKIPPKNVSIDVREQLKNLDSDLGMVIFGQDAAITALASAIKLSRSGLGHPEKPVGSFLFSGPTGVGKTEVARQLARILAVEFIRFDMSEYMEKHTVSRLIGAPPGYVGFDQGGLLTDAINRTPYAVLLLDEIEKAHPDLFNILLQVMDHATLTDNNGRKADFRNVILIMTTNAGAQEMSATPVGFGARSNAGKGKQVIERMFSPEFRNRLDATIAFESLNDDAIKRVVDKFLIELDLQLNEKNVMVQVSDRARAWLAKRGYDAVFGARPMARLIQTEIKRPLADEILFGRLQNGGTVEIDERDDALTFHYPAKVPATVES
- the clpS gene encoding ATP-dependent Clp protease adapter ClpS, translating into MSKQGAPESDYAVITETEKKVEEPKLYKVLLHNDDYTTMEFVVQVLEAVFHKALTEATQIMLHVHRRGIGVCGIYTFEVAETKVAEVLGLAKAHEYPLQCTMEEA
- a CDS encoding carotenoid oxygenase family protein is translated as MGRESETNPFLQGNFGPIRSEDDFDQLRVIGEIPRELNGTYYRNGSNPAFEPKGRYHWFDGDGMIHAVALRDGQASYRNRYVQSQGLGEEQAAGRALYGGILDIGKEMTEAPKFKNTGNTNIVVHARRLLALMEGALPTQLQLGSLATLGEFDFDGKLKTAMTAHPKMDPETGEMLFFGYAPFPPYLTYHVADKDGRLVRSEEIDIAWPSMIHDFVTTRDHVIFILCPLVFSIENIAATGSPFSWEPDRGTRIGVMPRNGGNADVKWYSTDASYVFHPMNAFGDGDTLVLEVARFGKLVFMDPAAQQQAQGPEVNPRLHRWTIDLKGGGVKSEPLDDRVADFPRVADARVGLPHRFGYMAGAGAHMSATPEFTAVYKYDRQSGRQDTHDFGPGNGCGEAVFVPKRASGAEDGGYLLTFVYDAAHKRSEFVILDAQNVGAEPIARVQIPRRVPYGFHGNWVAGA
- a CDS encoding TetR/AcrR family transcriptional regulator; amino-acid sequence: MRRDRAAEITRRRILKVVEQLLAQGGEDAVSIREICLRAAVTPPTVYHHFGDKQALIDRVISDCFVEFDRTMARRRVPADPVEVLRVGFDRYVEYGVAHPSHYRLMFQPAHARPTAAGMASYNKLRSAIAAVDAADRLRAPVDEAAFAYWSAVHGVTSLLAAGFGHPGDAAVALVRDALIERLTTVNGKRGRGTTVPSPQPSPRGRGGGRGKRDQKEVHHGA
- a CDS encoding phytanoyl-CoA dioxygenase family protein — its product is MALARDASVNDVLRGLEADGYAIIESLIDPQDARRIRAELAQVLAATPQGRNSFEGFGTRRVYALFAKTRTFDAPAIHPLVLGVLDRVLGHYQFSAPVAIEVGPGEAAQALHRDDGVYPLPQPHADVVVNTMWALDDFTAANGATRLVPGSHHGHERRPDESTPTIAAEMSAGSMMFYVGSVWHGGGANTTERPRLGVILEYVASWLRPQENHILAVPREIARTLPERLQELLGYNIHPPFLGYVDGRHPRRTLDA